In one Populus nigra chromosome 12, ddPopNigr1.1, whole genome shotgun sequence genomic region, the following are encoded:
- the LOC133669852 gene encoding 3-ketoacyl-CoA synthase 7-like produces MIQDSPKNRKMSASRVTLSVAIAVYLSFNSNRVYLVDFMCYKAPNTLRVPLSSLIELVERWGKFDSKTIEFQTKISERSGIGNETYLPTGVHQFPCDLSLSSTIEEVEMVLFTIVQDLFTKHRIDPKSVDIIITNCSLVCPTPSLATMINKFGFRSNIRSFNLSGMGCSAGLLSISLARDLLGAQNNSLALVLSVESVSSNMYHGQVNSMLLANSLFRMGGAAILLSNRKSDRQIAKYELQHLVRTHLGSKDNSYNCVVQEADDEGYTGVSLLRSIPQVAGEALKTNMTTLAALVLPYSELIQYGLSIMWKKVWPPAKKRGSYIPDFKKAFDHFCIHAGGRAVIGAIKEFLKLKDRDVEASKMTLYRFGNTSSSSTWYSLSYLEAKGRVRQGDRVWQLAFGSGFKCNSAVWKCISKIKPDNLNVWSDRIDQYPVEVPAVMDH; encoded by the exons ATGATTCAAGATTCACCCAAGAACAGAAAAATG AGTGCTAGCAGGGTTACTCTCTCGGTGGCAATTGCTGTGTACCTTTCATTCAATTCCAACCGTGTTTATCTTGTTGACTTCATGTGCTACAAGGCACCAAACACTCTCCGAGTTCCCCTCTCCTCCTTGATAGAACTTGTAGAAAGATGGGGTAAGTTTGACAGCAAAACAATCGAGTTTCAAACCAAAATCAGTGAAAGATCGGGTATTGGCAACGAAACCTACTTGCCCACGGGAGTCCACCAATTTCCATGTGATCTTTCCTTGAGTTCTACTATTGAAGAAGTGGAAATGGTGCTATTCACAATAGTCCAAGACCTATTCACCAAGCACAGGATTGATCCGAAAAGCGTTGACATTATCATCACAAATTGCAGTCTTGTATGCCCCACTCCATCTTTAGCCACGATGATCAATAAATTTGGATTTAGAAGCAATATAAGGAGCTTCAATCTTTCTGGGATGGGCTGCAGTGCTGGCCTCTTGTCAATTTCGCTAGCTCGAGACCTCCTCGGAGCGCAAAACAACTCTTTGGCTCTAGTCCTCAGCGTGGAATCAGTGAGTTCCAACATGTACCATGGACAAGTCAACTCTATGCTACTGGCAAACTCCTTGTTTCGAATGGGAGGTGCTGCGATCTTGCTATCAAATCGCAAAAGTGACAGACAGATTGCTAAATATGAACTCCAACATCTGGTTAGGACTCATCTTGGATCTAAGGATAATTCATACAATTGTGTTGTTCAGGAAGCAGATGATGAAGGGTACACCGGAGTATCATTGTTGAGATCGATCCCGCAAGTAGCCGGAGAAGCACTGAAAACTAACATGACAACATTAGCTGCGCTTGTGCTGCCTTACTCTGAGCTAATCCAATATGGTCTATCAATTATGTGGAAGAAAGTTTGGCCTCCTGCAAAGAAGAGAGGCTCCTACATTCCAGACTTCAAGAAGGCTTTTGATCACTTTTGCATTCATGCTGGTGGCAGAGCTGTGATTGGAGCTATAAAGGAGTTCCTTAAGTTGAAAGATAGGGATGTGGAGGCATCAAAAATGACACTTTATAGGTTTGGGAACAcatcttcttcatcaacttGGTACTCACTGAGCTATCTTGAAGCAAAAGGTAGGGTTAGACAGGGTGACAGGGTTTGGCAACTGGCATTTGGGAGTGGATTTAAATGTAATAGTGCAGTTTGGAAGTGCATTTCCAAGATCAAACCAGATAATTTGAATGTTTGGTCAGACAGGATCGACCAATATCCAGTGGAAGTGCCAGCGGTAATGGATCATTGA
- the LOC133669853 gene encoding acetylajmalan esterase-like, whose amino-acid sequence MASKNMAFFQVLISSIFLLVFPRCSCEAYDDVAKLKQCRFNAIYNFGASLSDTGNQIIEIPQVWSTKLPYGQAIHKVTGRSSDGLLIIDYIAKSAGLPFLEPYLKYQNATSFLSHGVNFAVGGSTVLSTKFLAEKNISNDHVKSPLHVQLEWLDKYLQGYCHDAKDCQEKLASSLFTTFAGGNDYGTAFSQNKTLEEVRNSLVPACVETLKHVVKKFIHHGARRVLVHGLPPSGCAPLFLTKFSSNNSAAYDGFGCLKSYNDLYNYHNDRLKEAIEELKKEYPHVDIVYGDLYKAMQWIMDNSRQLGFESVTKACCGPKSEYNFIDNFHKMCGAPNIPVCQKPKQYVYWDSGHWTQNANKHLAMWLIRDIFPKFHCKKV is encoded by the exons ATGGCCAGCAAGAACATGGCTTTCTTTCAAGTTCTTATAAgctcaatttttcttcttgttttcccTCGGTGTTCATGTGAGGCATATGATGATGTAGCCAAACTCAAGCAATGCAGGTTCAATGCAATATATAATTTTGGGGCTTCGTTATCAGACACAGGCAATCAAATTATAGAGATTCCTCAGGTTTGGTCTACCAAACTTCCCTATGGCCAAGCTATTCATAAAGTTACTGGCAGATCCTCTGATGGGTTGCTGATAATTGATTACATTG CAAAATCAGCAGGTCTTCCCTTCCTGGAACCCTATTTGAAATATCAAAATGCAACAAGTTTCTTATCTCATGGAGTGAACTTTGCTGTTGGTGGCTCTACCGTCTTGTCAACGAAATTTCTTGCAGAAAAGAATATCTCTAACGATCATGTTAAAAGCCCTCTTCATGTACAACTTGAATGGCTGGACAAATATTTACAAGGATATTGTCACGATGCCAAAG ATTGTCAGGAGAAGCTTGCATCATCTCTGTTCACAACTTTTGCTGGAGGCAATGACTATGGCACTGCATTCTCCCAAAATAAAACTCTTGAAGAGGTGAGGAATAGCCTGGTGCCCGCATGTGTGGAAACCTTGAAACATGTTGTCAAG AAATTCATCCATCATGGTGCTCGTAGAGTCCTTGTCCATGGACTTCCCCCGTCTGGTTGTGCACCACTATTTCTTACAAAATTCTCCTCAAACAACTCAGCTGCTTATGATGGATTTGGTTGTCTAAAGAGCTACAATGACCTGTACAATTATCACAACGATCGTCTCAAAGAAGCCATTGAAGAATTGAAGAAGGAATACCCTCATGTAGATATAGTGTACGGTGATCTTTACAAAGCAATGCAATGGATTATGGACAATTCTCGACAACTTG GGTTCGAGTCAGTAACAAAAGCATGTTGTGGGCCTAAAAGTGAGTACAATTTCATCGATAACTTCCATAAAATGTGTGGAGCTCCAAACATACCAGTTTGCCAAAAACCAAAGCAGTATGTCTACTGGGACTCCGGTCATTGGACTCAAAATGCAAATAAGCATCTGGCAATGTGGCTGATTAGAGACATCTTCCCAAAGTTTCACTGCAAAAAAGTTTGA
- the LOC133669320 gene encoding large ribosomal subunit protein eL22z-like: protein MSKATAPGPKGKKKGATFTIDCAKPVEDKIMDIASLEKFLQERIKVGGKAGALGDTVTVTREKNKITVTSDSNFSKRYLKYLTKKYLKKHNVRDWLRVIASNKDRNVYELRYFNIAENEGEEED, encoded by the exons ATGAGTAAGGCAACTGCACCAGGACCCAAAGGGAAGAAGAAGGGTGCGACCTTCACAATAGATTGTGCAAAGCCAGTGGAGGATAAGATTATGGACATTGCTTCATTGGAAAAGTTTCTTCAAGAGAGGATCAAAGTTGGAGGCAAAGCTGGTGCCCTTGGTGATACTGTTACTGTTACTCGTGAGAAGAACAAGATTACTGTTACTTCTGATAGTAACTTCTCCAAAAG ATATCTCAAGTACTTGACAAAGAAGTATTTGAAGAAACACAATGTCAGGGATTGGCTACGAGTGATTGCATCCAACAAAGATCGCAATGTGTACGAGTTGAGATACTTCAACATTGCTGAGAACGAGGGAGAGGAGGAAGACTGA
- the LOC133669410 gene encoding uncharacterized protein LOC133669410 translates to MADAKTKVESFREWVVDHKLRTVGCLWISGIAGSFAYNWSKPNMKPSVKIIHARLHAQALTLAALAGAALVEYFDHKSGAKAEQYAKFVPPKD, encoded by the exons ATGGCTGATGCTAAGACCAAAGTAGAATCTTTCCGGGAATGGGTTGTTGACCACAAGCTTAGAACTGTCG GGTGTCTATGGATTAGTGGTATTGCGGGTTCATTCGCCTACAATTGGTCGAAACCAAATATGAAACCCAGTGTCAAGATCATTCATGCCAG GTTGCATGCACAGGCTCTCACCCTGGCTGCATTAGCCGGTGCTGCTCTGGTTGAATACTTTGACCACAAATCTGGAGCGAAGGCTGAACAATATGCAAAGTTCGTCCCACCCAAGGACTGA
- the LOC133669840 gene encoding serine/arginine-rich splicing factor SR30 isoform X2 has product MSRASRTLYVGNLPGDIRLREVEDLFYKYGPIVDIDLKIPPRPPGYAFVEFEEARDAEDAIRGRDGYNFDGCRLRVELAHGGRRHSSPVDHYSSYSGSSGSRGPSKRSDYRVLVTGLPSSASWQDLKDHMRRAGDVCFSQVFRDRGGMTGIVDYTNYDDMKYAIKKLDDSEFRNAFSRAYIRVREYDSRRSYSRSPSRSSYVSRSRSRSRSGGYSDRSWSKSPRAKHSRRSRSVSVSSRSRAGSSPRSFSSDLTTWGIGC; this is encoded by the exons atgagccGAGCAAGTCGAACACTTTACGTCGGGAATCTTCCTGGCGATATTCGCCTGAGGGAAGTTGAAGATTTGTTTTATAAG TATGGGCCCATTGTCGACATTGATTTGAAAATCCCGCCAAGGCCTCCAGGCTATGCTTTTGTTGAG TTTGAAGAAGCTCGTGATGCTGAAGATGCAATTCGTGGCCGGGATGGATATAATTTTGATGGGTGTAGATTACGG GTTGAGCTTGCCCATGGTGGGCGAAGACATTCATCACCAGTGGATCATTATAGCAGTTACAGTGGTAGCAGTGGTAGCCGTGGGCCTTCCAAGCGCTCTGACTATCGTG TGTTAGTGACTGGATTGCCTTCTTCTGCTTCATGGCAAGACCTAAAG GATCATATGCGTCGAGCTGGTGATGTCTGCTTTTCTCAAGTCTTTCGTGATCGTGGTG GCATGACAGGAATTGTGGACTACACAAACTATGATGACATGAAATATGCT ATCAAGAAGCTTGATGACTCTGAGTTCCGGAATGCATTTTCAAGGGCATATATTCGG GTGAGGGAGTATGATTCTAGACGGAGTTACTCTAGGAGCCCCAGTCGCAGTTCATATGTGTCAAGAAGCCGGAGTCGAAGTCGCAGTGGAGGCTATAGTGACAGGAGCTGGAG CAAGTCTCCCAGGGCAAAACATTCACGACGTTCTCGATCTGTATCTGTTTCTTCTCGCTCTCGTGCAGGATCATCTCCACGATCTTTTTCAAG CGACCTGACCACCTGGGGGATTGGATGTTAA
- the LOC133669840 gene encoding serine/arginine-rich splicing factor SR30 isoform X1, whose amino-acid sequence MSRASRTLYVGNLPGDIRLREVEDLFYKYGPIVDIDLKIPPRPPGYAFVEFEEARDAEDAIRGRDGYNFDGCRLRVELAHGGRRHSSPVDHYSSYSGSSGSRGPSKRSDYRVLVTGLPSSASWQDLKDHMRRAGDVCFSQVFRDRGGMTGIVDYTNYDDMKYAIKKLDDSEFRNAFSRAYIRVREYDSRRSYSRSPSRSSYVSRSRSRSRSGGYSDRSWSKSPRAKHSRRSRSVSVSSRSRAGSSPRSFSRSLSRSRSPLASPPRRKHGHRTPSISPGRVSRSPSVRSDRSLSVDSDR is encoded by the exons atgagccGAGCAAGTCGAACACTTTACGTCGGGAATCTTCCTGGCGATATTCGCCTGAGGGAAGTTGAAGATTTGTTTTATAAG TATGGGCCCATTGTCGACATTGATTTGAAAATCCCGCCAAGGCCTCCAGGCTATGCTTTTGTTGAG TTTGAAGAAGCTCGTGATGCTGAAGATGCAATTCGTGGCCGGGATGGATATAATTTTGATGGGTGTAGATTACGG GTTGAGCTTGCCCATGGTGGGCGAAGACATTCATCACCAGTGGATCATTATAGCAGTTACAGTGGTAGCAGTGGTAGCCGTGGGCCTTCCAAGCGCTCTGACTATCGTG TGTTAGTGACTGGATTGCCTTCTTCTGCTTCATGGCAAGACCTAAAG GATCATATGCGTCGAGCTGGTGATGTCTGCTTTTCTCAAGTCTTTCGTGATCGTGGTG GCATGACAGGAATTGTGGACTACACAAACTATGATGACATGAAATATGCT ATCAAGAAGCTTGATGACTCTGAGTTCCGGAATGCATTTTCAAGGGCATATATTCGG GTGAGGGAGTATGATTCTAGACGGAGTTACTCTAGGAGCCCCAGTCGCAGTTCATATGTGTCAAGAAGCCGGAGTCGAAGTCGCAGTGGAGGCTATAGTGACAGGAGCTGGAG CAAGTCTCCCAGGGCAAAACATTCACGACGTTCTCGATCTGTATCTGTTTCTTCTCGCTCTCGTGCAGGATCATCTCCACGATCTTTTTCAAG GTCCCTTTCAAGATCAAGATCTCCTCTTGCTTCT CCTCCTCGCAGAAAACATGGCCACAGAACCCCAAGCATAAGCCCTGGTCGTGTATCCCGTTCGCCTTCT GTGAGGTCTGATCGAAGCCTTTCGGTGGACTCAGATCGTTGA
- the LOC133669479 gene encoding E3 ubiquitin-protein ligase RFI2-like has translation MGLGNSENDVIVDDGDVGGGGGGLNGKSFGGSVSCSICLEVVADNGDRSWAKLQCGHQFHLDCIGSAFNVKGAMQCPNCRKIEKGQWLYANGCRSLPEFSMDDWAHDEDLYDLSYSEMSFGVHWCPFGSLARLPSSFEEGEFSSNAYHDLLGHHPIFGEHTAAVSSATHPCPYIAYFGPIHPSSSNSSGSVSDVSSFNSHWNGPSVPSEIPSSYAFPAMDVHYHSWEHHSPPFSTTGNRIGNADQPSVPPVTQRPARTSSDLPPRSGSFIHPFLVGHGSSARPGSSVTSSMIPPFQGSNARARDRVQALQAYYQQLQPGNSPPIRTPVVSGSRRSSSHRGMSQVGAVASSSDQTGFYFIPSGASSRNFQEAENPPPPTRFRSWERDHLPSFSLNQVDRDSGWSTFHQAGGGSDPGIRFRQRHGPERMSSQNR, from the exons ATGGGGCTGGGGAACAGTGAAAATGACGTGATCGTGGACGATGGAGATgtaggaggtggtggtggaggattGAATGGCAAGTCGTTTGGAGGGTCAGTTTCATGTTCGATTTGTCTTGAAGTGGTTGCTGACAATGGAGATCGATCATGGGCCAAGCTTCAATGTGGACATCAGTTTCATCTGG ACTGCATCGGCTCAGCATTTAATGTAAAGGGTGCAATGCAATGCCCTAATTGCCGGAAAATTGAGAAGGGCCAATGGCTCTATGCAAATGGTTGTCGTTCACTGCCAGAATTTAGCATGGATGACTGGGCTCATGATGAGGACCTTTATGACTTAAGCTACTCTGAAATG TCCTTTGGGGTTCATTGGTGTCCATTTGGCAGCCTAGCACGACTTCCTTCATCCTTTGA GGAAGGGGAATTTTCATCAAATGCAT ATCATGATTTATTGGGACATCATCCCATATTTGGCGAACATACCGCAGCAGTATCATCTGCTACTCATCCTTGCCCATATATTGCTTATTTTGGACCAATTCACCCATCATCTTCGAACTCCAGTGGCAGTGTTTCAGATGTTTCTAGTTTTAACAGTCACTGGAATGGTCCATCAGTACCTAGTGAGATCCCTAGTTCCTATGCTTTTCCTGCCATGGATGTCCATTATCACAGTTGGGAGCACCATTCTCCTCCCTTCTCTACGACAGGCAATCGAATAGGTAATGCAGATCAGCCTTCTGTTCCACCTGTTACTCAAAGGCCGGCTAGAACTTCTTCAGATCTTCCACCAAGATCAGGATCTTTCATTCATCCATTCCTTGTTGGTCATGG TTCTAGTGCTAGACCAGGGAGTTCAGTTACTTCCTCAATGATTCCACCTTTCCAGGGCAGTAATGCACGAGCACGTGATAGAGTTCAGGCCCTTCAAGCATACTATCAACAACTACAGCCCGGCAATTCACCACCTATTCGCACACCAGTTGTTTCTGGAAGCCGAAGATCCAGCAGCCATAGAGGCATGTCCCAAGTAGGAGCAGTGGCCTCATCATCCGATCAGACTGGCTTCTATTTCATTCCATCAGGAGCATCAAGTCGGAACTTCCAAGAAGCAGAAAATCCTCCACCGCCAACTCGATTTCGTTCATGGGAAAGAGATCATTTGCCATCATTCTCATTAAATCAGGTTGACAGAGATTCAGGTTGGAGCACATTCCATCAGGCTGGTGGTGGTTCAGATCCCGGCATCAGATTCCGCCAAAGGCATGGACCCGAGAGAATGTCATCACAAAATCGGTGA